The following DNA comes from Kryptolebias marmoratus isolate JLee-2015 linkage group LG23, ASM164957v2, whole genome shotgun sequence.
actgaatttattttcttttttcttaaagcGACTCAAATAAGAGTATTGTAATAATGCCGTAAATCTACGCAGCTGACTGAAATCTTTTCAAACCTCAGCATCTCAGTTTAAAGTACTTCCTAGCTTGAAATACCGTGTCTGATGGCATCAACGGGTCACATATTGGTGGTTTTGAATACCTTAACTAAAGGAGCGGCTGCTGATCAAACAATGTAGATTAAAACCGGCAGTACCTAAATGTTTTATGCTGAGCCAATGTAAAACATTAGCAATTTGATTTTCTTCTAAGACAAAAGCACTGCAAAGTATATttctaaactgaaaaaaagcacaatatcATCTTCTTACTGTTAATGTTGTTGGGAtcagtttaacaaaacaaaagctacactTCAGCTTTCTAAAGTCCCTGAATTGGAACCATGGCTTGACTTCCACTTCAAACCAACTACCTTAATATCTTTAGACCAGTGGTATCCAGAagtggtcctggagggccaccatcctgtgtgttttagtagtttctCTGATTTGAGTGTCTGAGAGATTAACAGGCTTcggcagaacttgaagacctgctgaagagcagagaagcatctaaaacacgcaggacgggggccctccaggaccaggattggacaccgctgcTTTAGACCAGGGGGTGTCAAACCCCCAGGCCTCAAGGACCGCTGTCCTGAACGTTTTCAGaatttttctgctccaacacacctgattcaaatggctTAATTAACTCACCaaatgtccacaagtcatccttttaaaccaggtgttttaaagcaaggacacatctaaaacatgcaggggaGCCCCcctgaggaacagagtttgacacatgtgctttagaccaatgattcccaaagttggggttgggaccccagtgtgggtcactcaacaccaagtaggggtccttagataatctccagatatcagcttacaataaaaaacttacaaaaacttgaaatacaagtccaTAAATTGATCAAAATGGTAGCATAAAGGATGTTAAGACTGTTTTTGTTGCCATTATGTCATTAAATAgtaattagcatttttggatgtttaaacagcgaacagatggggtcacacacctttgtcactgttattttatgggtcggaagctgaaatgtttgggaAGCACTGCTTTAGACCAACCGGTTTTAAGGCAGCGGTCCAACTGTCTCTGTATTTCTTGCAGTTCAAGCTGAAGGGGTCAGAAAACCAGAACGACTACATGAACGCCAAACCCAGAGCGCCgaggaaacacaagaagaagagaggGGTTCAGACTCCCATACCGAGACACTTCTGAGCATTTCGTCATCCGGCGGATCGCTTTCCATGTCATCCTTCAACACACCGGGTCCCTGTAAAGTCATACTGACCTCTTTACagtaaaaggtttgttttgtttctacagCAGCACTTCCTTCTCGTGGGAGTCAAACGATTGTATAtgaagggtgaaaaaaaaagcaccagttttgtctcacttcctgtttcattctCTCATTGAGATCTGTAAGATACGCGTGTTGTCGGGAACCCCTTTCTTTGTGGTCGAAAACAGAAGGTGGTGTCTGAATAAGGGGATTTAACCACATTTAAAGGGTTCCTTCAGTCTGTATATCAGTGCATTACCATGTGAATCAACAGTGACCACAAATTCTAATGAAACATTGTCCAAAAGAGCAACAAACTGCAGCCGATAAAATTCAAATGAGACTTTTCTTGAGAGTTTGGCCCttgcttctaaaaaaaagaaacaaatcaaacatgtcTGAGGTTGATGACAAGCCGAAACACAAGCTGCTGCAAAACGTACCAAGCTGCACCGTTTCCTGTCTCCCTcccttgatttttttcctttcctacATGCCGCGCTCTGCAGAGATCGCAGCTTCAAAGGCGCTCCACCTTTACTGTGCTCACCTTGCAGTTTCTGTGCAGTAGGTGCAAGGCGCTCGCGCTGGTTTTACTGGTTTCATTTAGTAACACGGTGTTTCTCACAGCTACCACAAGTGCTGATGAGATTAGCATACCGTTTCTGTTGAGTCGTTTAAAAGATCCGAGGGCTCGGCAGATGATTCCCTCCCCCTCCACATTTGTCATCGTGGACAGATGAGCTCGACTAGTTTAGGTTCTCACATTCTGACATTTATGAACTGCTGATATAAATGTTTTCTCAAGTTGTTGAAGCAAATCGTTGTTGACAATCAAACGTGAGATTCTACCCAAGAGTTggatttttaaatactttattaaatatatacacacatatttgttcatttaatctGAGCCTTGTGAggctctttctgtttttaaacactgacagcaacCATTAAGATTCCAGATGTTCCAGTTTAGGTTGCGTTTCTGATGCGTGTTCGGGAAAAATCCGGCGCCTGAGGAGCTCCGTCCTCTTCTCTTCAGACTCAGACTGTAGGTCCTGATCTGTTACCTGAAAGACGAGTGTTACGGATATAAGTCCTGCTTTCCATTAAATTTACTCCATACTAATAATACAGATAATAAGTTCGCAACCAAATTATTGCGAGTGATATCAAAGACGAATAACTGTATTAACTTTAAAGCACTAgtggattaaaaacaacatttttagcTACTAATGAATGATTTAAATTGTCCATAACACACTTTAACTGTAAAAGCTTATGgattatgaaacaaaaagtgtcatatttaacacaatttctacTTTTAAGTAATTCTAacagttacaaaaacacaaatagctTTAGAGTTCATTAACATTAGGggcaattaaaaaacaagaacaaaaaacaggtgTTTACCAGGACAGGGGTGTAGCCCAGGATCTTCAGGTGACGGAGCTTGACAGCGAGAGAACCGCGGGGATCAGAAGTGCCATAGCAAAAACTAGAGTTTTTGGCGTAAATTACAGCAATTCTAAGGAAACCAAGAAAATCATTTGTTGGCTTTGAAAATaggtcacaaaaaaaacaaaaaaacaagaaaagacacaaagaacgGTGCGGGTTAGTCACACGTCAAGTTCGTGGCTTTGTTACCGTCACAGAAACGGCGAgctcaaacacaaacctgatGTTTCGTTAAAGTTTGAGTTCACAGAAGATTAACTGAAAGATTCTGCATGAGATTCTATAGTGTTCctgagaaatgtgttttgttcttgttatgATCATGTAATACTATCTAAGCAGCTTAAATTGTAATGATTTGTTAAAGAAATGCTGACATTGGATGTTGTGAAATGTAAAGTCTTGTATATTTTCTGCGATTCTCTAGATAAAGGGGATTTGAATAAATCAACTGCATGGCTGTTTAaatgctggtttgtttgttttttgtttttttttaaacatccatGTTATTTCCAAAGCAATGCGTAGATTTAATAAGAACtaacaaagctttaaaacaaaaaaaagagacacgAGAACAAACTGATTCGAGTTTACGTGAAACTAAACTAATTCCCCTTACTGAgctaaaagaaaatgcagcGCAGCAAAAACTTTCAAAAGTGCACAAGAATGAAAGCAACGCTTAAAATGACTCACTTTAAGTTCACTAGAATCTTAAATCATCAGAAATCCgaggtttttgtaaaataaaaagctctaaaCAAACTTGTCAAGAAACTTTGTTATTGACCAATAAAAACTTTTAGAACACaatcagaattttatttttgatgaacTGCAGTGTTTCAGTaggaaaattaatatttgatttaaagatttggTCTTTTTCATGTTCGCTCCAAACAACAAGCAGAGTTACTACTTTAATTTTActgcaataaaagaaataattacagaaaaagtctacgactaaaagaaaaaataaacatctaataATGATGAAGTTATGAGGTGGGACCTCCTTTGACAATACTTTAGACTAAAATCGTTGTTTAATCACTCATTATgcattatttgattattttaaattctgaaatTCTTGAGTAGCTTCTTTAAAAGCCTCCTGATGTTCAGAGCCTCTCCCAGCACAGAGAAAGCCTTCTTTAACTCTTCATTGAGTTTGTTGTGGTTTAAAAATCTAAAGATGacttaaaaagttgtttttggcTCAACAGTGACATATGCAATCTTATTTATGCTGCAAAATGCCAATAATAGTTGAGATAAATTCAATATGTGACGCTGCTTCATACAGGTGGGTTAAATAAGTAACAAGTAACTGACAAGCAGTCTtgctttaagtgttttaaatattaaaagaccTTTGTTTTATAACCTTCGTAGTTCTTATTATAGCAGTCTGAGATGAAGTTACAGCCTGGTTGCAGTTTGCTGCATGTGAAGTTGTAGAATCAGATATTTGATGAGAGCGATTTGGGTGTACGTCAGAGGAACATCATCTCCGCTTGATTTCACAgaacttttacaaaaataacaagagggggagggaaaaaagatCGGGTCGGGCTTAGATCGGGTCTGGTTATATGATCAACGACAAGCTGCAAGTAGCGTCTTCTTACCTTTGACTGCTCTCTGCTGGAGAACGCTGTTCCTCCGCACAGCTACTTGGCAGCGGTTTGGTTAGAACACCATCTGagagcagacagacacatgaacaagTGCTTCCTGGCATCccagagaaacattaaaataagcaaacaaatgaTATGAATTAATCTATCCATCTCTGCATTTTTATAAGGAGAATCCTACCCAAGACGTAGAAGTTCTCCACCACCATCAtttcctgcagctctgtgttCGCCTGCAGGCTCTGCAGGCTCGTCGACAGCCGCAGGTTGACCGCCCGACCGCCGGAGGTGGGCTGTTCCAGGAGGGACGCGGGGACAGACAGGggccgaggaagaggagggcggTCAAGACGAAGGCAAATGTCCAGTCTCCAAAACATTTTGTCCCGAACCTTGAGATTGTCTCTCTCTGATGAGTAGAAGAAGCAGAtaaaagtcagtaaaaaaaaaaaaaaaaagatctgactgtgcacatttgttttatgtatttactATCAATCTGCTCGAGCACACTCGGCTGCAGGAGATGCTCCAGTACAGCGGAGGGGAAATGGTTGAGCGCACAGAGGAAGTAGACGGCTTTCACCAACGTCGACCAATGCACCTTGGGGAGATAGGAGCCAAGGGCTTCGCTGATACTCTCAAGAAACCTGGAGTAGCAAGAAAAGTAATGAGAACATTAAACCCGATACGTAATCCTTGTTTAGAGCAAGGAGCAATAACAGTGTTTTACAAGCTGAAGACGATTGAAACCAAAGCTCGCTCTTCTTCGTGTTGAAACAAAGGGATGATTTCCAAATTTAGACAGCCAttaatttaaacacaatgaGTAACATTCTTCCCATTCCTTACGTTTTATTGCTGCCACTTTGTGCTCACTGCTTGGCTACAATCATAGCTACCACTATTTAGACAGATGTGCAACAATTAAGCGTGTTGTTCTTGAATCTAAACACCgtgactttttttaaaccactctCTGATCCAGAATAGAAAATGCatcagagtttatttatttccccctaaaaaaatgtttctcttctTGTGATCATATGGAAAAAGTGAGGAAAGTGCAGACTTTTTCAGCtgaagttttacatttaaacctCTTTGCAGCAGTCCTTGCAGATTGAGGTGGTATATCAGATCTTTTCTTTAGCAAAAGCAGATTCTGGAAACAGCAGGCACTCTCATGCCCCGTCTCTCTTCCCAGAGGAGAATGTGGCACAATTGTCCACCATTCCTTGCCTTCTTACTGCCTGTTTgtgtagagcaggggtgtcaaactccaggcctccagGCTTCACTCTCCTGGACGTTTTAGgcttttctgctccaacacacctgactcaaatggtttaatcacctactcaccaaatcatcaagttctccagaagcacgtccacaagtcatccatttaaacccggtgttttaaagcaagaacacatctgaaacatgcaggagagcggctcCCCCAGGTGtgatgtagattctcagttggagaccctaatgaccctcaggagggaatGGAGTGGGCGTAACTTGCATGTGACTTCAGCTCGCAGAAACATAGCACCTCACTGAGAAACCTTgaacttgcttttttttaatttaaaaaaatcctcggatgagaagcgaaacgtctttagctgcagaaacagtTGCCTTGTTTTTGAAACTCTTAGGATCCGCTTGTTAAAATTCTTAGCTGCAGAACTTGTgaggatttttacattttccagcAATTTCTAAAGGGAAATTCACATTTGAACTTTGACTTTATCATTCCAAACCCAAGCCCCGCTcctccttttaaaaaattaaaaaaaaaatctacacatTAAAGGATTTGTTGTTGCACTAATCAAGATATCTATCATGTATTGCaatacaaaaaattaaaaaaacattttcgttattaaaaaaaacatactgggGGCAGTCCTGGTTAAACTGGCAGCTATTTGAAATGTAAACCACATTAGCAGTATTTATCCTCTTAAATTTGTGCAACCTTTTTCCCCATGAAGGTCTTATAGCGCTCTTTAGATTTGTATGTAATGAACCCATGAGTAAAGCAGTCATGAAGTTAGGAAATTACTGTcattttatgtagtttttataATTAGATACtctttaaacaacataaaacatatttctgGAGTCAAGACATACTTAAAGGGGCTGTGCATTTTGATTACTGGAGACAAGTTGGTAACTTACGGTTGACGTTGATGCTCCAGATCGAAGTTTAAAGACGAATACACCTTTAAGACACACAGCAGGTCTTTAAGAGTAAGGGCGTCAGGGTTTTCAATCACTTTCTCAGCGTAAGCCTTCATTAGGGGACCAGGGCAGTAGAGGAAGTTCTCAAACAAGGACAGgaaaaggagcagctgaaaagaagaagaaagcttGCTCATAAAACTGATTACGGCGGGAaatgctttgtgtttaaaatgcaacaaataagTGAGACGGGAGACAGCTTTCTGTCGCTGCACCTGTTTGTTGGTCCAGATGTCAAATGTGCTAGAAACATGGTCCGAAACACCTGTGAGCAGATCTAAGTCTCTGTAGTTAAGATTCCTACAGGATTGCAGCACAGTGAATAATCTGTTAAATGGGATGCAATGAAGGTTTTCtaccagagaagaaaaaaaacatggaaagaaGACACACTGAACGTTTACACATTTCTGTTCTGAAGTTTGCTGAGCTTCCTTTAATTTAGACAAGTTATTTTTAGAGCTTTACAGCTCTTGGTTTACCTGTGATTTTTTGACTGCAAGCATGCAACAGTGGTTTGGAGCGGAAGCCCATTTTGTCCATAGCGGAGATCATGTGCTGGGCATTAGGGATGCTGAACTGGTCTGTCATGGACAGGGCCTTTCTCTGAAACACGCAAGTTACAAAGCGGACAACGATGTGGAATGAATTCAGATCACTGGGCCACGcatacaaaaacatgaaagacaACGATTCAAAAACTAACCTCTAGTTTCAGTTTAAGCTCCTTCGGGGCATCTTTCCCCAAAATGCGCATTAAAATCTGGAGAACCTTCACATTATTAATCTCAGGAAGCTGGGCCGTAACTATCAAcctaaaacacaacaattacaataataaaaggtttaaaactatTCATATCGATTAATGTCATCTAATGCAAACATATCTGGCTCAATGATTTGATACCTCATGCCCTCCTTTAGTGCATCCACATTTGGACTGTCCTCCATTTGCTCCAGACAAGAAGCCAAGATGGACAGACTCTTCTCATCAAAGTCATTAAGTTTCTCCTGTTggaagacaataaaataaattagtctAAATGCCTAAAAATGTCTGTCAATGTTGGATAATGTTTAGCTGCCGACCTGACAAGCTTGAAGAAATGTCTGGACCACACGGCTACGCTGAGGCACCCCCATGCTGATCATACTCAAGACAGAGTAAGCGATGCTATCATTACGCATGCGCTGAACGGACATCATGGCCGTTTGCAGAAAATTCTCAAACTCTGGATGCTGaaacatcagctgcagctcgtAGCGCTGCTGGTCATCTGACATCGTCTTCAAGGAGGACCACATGCAGGTCAGGCAGTTGCTGATCTGCTGTACTGTGGGCGAGTACTTACAGGTGAGGTCCAAGACGTCTGATGGAGAGCGGCATTGGCGCAGGCAGATCGTGAAAGGGGAGATCTTCGGTTTTAGGCCTGAGGCCATCTCATCAAGCTGGACCTCACCAGTGGATGAGAGCTCCAGCAGCTGCGAAGAGGGGCAGCTGTTTTCTTCAAGTTCTTCATTGTGATTCTCACCCTGTGAGTGGTACCTTTCTATTCTGACAAGACTGCTGGAAAGAGACTTCTGGTAATGCTTAGAGCCCCAAAAGCGTGCACGTTGATGAGTAGGAACGTACGAGTCCTTAAATGATGCTGTCGCCAGGAAACGATGCTGTTTCCATAGAAACCTGCCACACAACCGCAGGGACCATCTCATGACATTTTCTGTCATCCAGACAGACATAACTGGGAATATGTATATAACAATGGGGGAGCCTTTTAAGCTAAATGAGAGCAAGGTGTTTCAATTTGGTTTACTTTTGAGATCAAAATGCAGAGCGCGTTGAAATACACGAGTTGAAAATGGTAAGGCTCATACCGAGCTAAGCAAGTGAAATACTACTACTAATATAGGTGTCATTTGATTTATCTGAAACTCATAAATGTTCTTAAAATGTGAAACTTCGCTATAAAAATGAGGACATAAAGGTGAACAAACCGCCTCCTCCTAGCTAGCTAAACATACAAGCTAGCTTTCGTTTCGTTTCGTAGATGACATTTCGTTTCGTTTTTTCACCGGAAATTAAAGTCTACACtccagtaaaaaaataaacaaataaaacctgtacTTGTCACACAGCGTAAAGTCCGAAAGAAAAAGTCGTGAAGCGGCGacatataaaagctaaaacgcTAAAATGTTAGTTGACGTTAGCTTCCTCACGTGCAGGTCAAAAGCTGCGTGCTCCTTCGTATTGTGTCCCCCTAGCAACTTGcgcatcatttaaaaaaacggACTGTCAAATAGTATAGTTAAAAGTTTGCCGacttaaaaatatctttaaagtaaaaagaaatacattaggttttaaaatatgatgacaacaaaaacatttacattttaatcagtATAAATACGGTTTATCGATTGCTACACGTTCCCAAATACGTGTAACGCTACCAGTTGCCTAGCAACCGTGCAGCTTGCTAGCTTTCCATGCGTTATGGCAAAATTTGTGCTCGCCGGTAACGtttgattcttgtttttatcCACCACgcttttgtctgtgtctgaaagtacattttacacatttataatTTCGACTTCTACAGGAAAAGCAGATTGTCCCAAATACGCCAAAGCGGAACTTTTAGCAGACGAACTGCAGCACTCTCTGCCAAACTTCAGGGTCCACAAGATCTCCATCCTGCCAGATAAATGGAAGGTAATCTGtcttaaaacattattttgacatCAACACTTTGCATTGGGTATACTTTCaatatatgaaaatataaatgtgaaaatgttacaatttgTGAACAAGGAAAAACTGTTTATGTAGAGAGATGTGAGTATAcacaaatgtaaagaaaacataagtatatatttgtttattagtGTTTCACATTATTAATATTCTTTGTAAAGggcaaacaaaattaaagtaatacagacataaaagaacaaaatatttactATTTGGTTTCTAACAGGAATGGCTGGAGTCCACATGCAAAACAAATGGCTGGAAGCACGAAGACTCTCCTGTGGTTTGGAGAGAGCTTGTGGATCAAGGGGGCAAAGGGTCGCTCCTTGGGGGTCTTAGTGACTTCGTGAAGCACTGCCAGGTAGGCACCGGCAGGCGTTTCAGCTTCAAATCCTTTCCAAAAGCAACCGAATGGCTTTAACCAGATTACGTTTTAGGACTACTACGGCATCACGTCGGACGTGCCAACAGATCTGATGCTGCGAGTCGCAGCGGAGAACCTCGAAACCAAGATGAGCCTCATCACTGATGAACAGCATCGCCTCAGTCTTGTTCAACCCTTTCATATATGGATTACAGGGTGAGTTAGCCTCTTAACTTTAAGAGGCGAGCAAATAACAGAAGTTATAGTGCTTCAGCTGATGACAGATGCATCTTTGCAGTGCACTCAGCCTAACGTGCCAGATGTTGATCCCCCACCTGCTGTCTGTTGAGGTGTTCCCCGGAATTACGGCAATCAACCTCCACCTATTGGATCTTGAAGGGACCAAGGAGGAAATGCAGGAGCTACAGATGGATGTTGAAGACCTGGCACTCAGCACGCTCCATCAGGTACATTACTTTCGTTAAGTTTTAACGTCCTAATAACACCAACAACggtctaataaaacaaactattagGTGACTGTTCACACAGGCCTGGAGCAGGCTTTCCAGGACGCGAACGTCATCCTCCTGTTGGATGATTTCA
Coding sequences within:
- the fastkd2 gene encoding FAST kinase domain-containing protein 2, mitochondrial isoform X1; translated protein: MSVWMTENVMRWSLRLCGRFLWKQHRFLATASFKDSYVPTHQRARFWGSKHYQKSLSSSLVRIERYHSQGENHNEELEENSCPSSQLLELSSTGEVQLDEMASGLKPKISPFTICLRQCRSPSDVLDLTCKYSPTVQQISNCLTCMWSSLKTMSDDQQRYELQLMFQHPEFENFLQTAMMSVQRMRNDSIAYSVLSMISMGVPQRSRVVQTFLQACQEKLNDFDEKSLSILASCLEQMEDSPNVDALKEGMRLIVTAQLPEINNVKVLQILMRILGKDAPKELKLKLERKALSMTDQFSIPNAQHMISAMDKMGFRSKPLLHACSQKITENLHCIPFNRLFTVLQSCRNLNYRDLDLLTGVSDHVSSTFDIWTNKQLLLFLSLFENFLYCPGPLMKAYAEKVIENPDALTLKDLLCVLKVYSSLNFDLEHQRQPFLESISEALGSYLPKVHWSTLVKAVYFLCALNHFPSAVLEHLLQPSVLEQIDKRDNLKVRDKMFWRLDICLRLDRPPLPRPLSVPASLLEQPTSGGRAVNLRLSTSLQSLQANTELQEMMVVENFYVLDGVLTKPLPSSCAEEQRSPAESSQRIAVIYAKNSSFCYGTSDPRGSLAVKLRHLKILGYTPVLVTDQDLQSESEEKRTELLRRRIFPEHASETQPKLEHLES
- the fastkd2 gene encoding FAST kinase domain-containing protein 2, mitochondrial isoform X2; this translates as MSVWMTENVMRWSLRLCGRFLWKQHRFLATASFKDSYVPTHQRARFWGSKHYQKSLSSSLVRIERYHSQGENHNEELEENSCPSSQLLELSSTGEVQLDEMASGLKPKISPFTICLRQCRSPSDVLDLTCKYSPTVQQISNCLTCMWSSLKTMSDDQQRYELQLMFQHPEFENFLQTAMMSVQRMRNDSIAYSVLSMISMGVPQRSRVVQTFLQACQEKLNDFDEKSLSILASCLEQMEDSPNVDALKEGMRLIVTAQLPEINNVKVLQILMRILGKDAPKELKLKLERKALSMTDQFSIPNAQHMISAMDKMGFRSKPLLHACSQKITENLHCIPFNRLFTVLQSCRNLNYRDLDLLTGVSDHVSSTFDIWTNKQLLLFLSLFENFLYCPGPLMKAYAEKVIENPDALTLKDLLCVLKVYSSLNFDLEHQRQPFLESISEALGSYLPKVHWSTLVKAVYFLCALNHFPSAVLEHLLQPSVLEQIDKRDNLKVRDKMFWRLDICLRLDRPPLPRPLSVPASLLEQPTSGGRAVNLRLSTSLQSLQANTELQEMMVVENFYVLDGVLTKPLPSSCAEEQRSPAESSQSSVKSSGDDVPLTYTQIALIKYLILQLHMQQTATRL